A genomic region of Fusarium falciforme chromosome 4, complete sequence contains the following coding sequences:
- a CDS encoding C3H1-type domain-containing protein produces the protein MTVCRFFQQGNCKFGNNCRNEHPNPNNNRNQTSNRFGALGGGSNSVADKYSITVEAIERDLTNETPQWILSAYAPGRDAPGQLFGGYPREQSFEELRLHYVMGKASGNEQQALNQAQELWTNAQQQMQNAVRNAQEAVQFIVSAENNHPNRQDICKEGTQGAPFGEFIVGKRPKSMLDVFTGQPHNQNSLATSNTSSPFGGGASAGQSAFGQPSALGAKPSPFGAPSFGQPSQPNTQGSAFGQPSQLGQGGSAFGQPSQLGQGGSAFGQPSQPTTAFGQPSQPASAFGQASQPASAFGQTSALGAKPSPFGAPSFGQPSQPNAQGSAFGQASQLGQKPNPFGSATNTNNNASPFGSAGNNNNALAANPFGAPSGGFANNQNSSPFGNANNQQANSGFSSFGKPSQGASPFGQQQNAPAASSGFASANQAPAQNANNPFGQPSQPQPNGFASQNNQQANPFGQPSQPNPFGQPSAAPASANPFASAQPQAPKPAAVASSGNPYPPNSSKQHPPVESYSSKGMDGRLSMFRGKPVTYKDNLPGIRDFDGTWRRIWFPDGPPGYSKDTELPPEQYDDKSKAQWMAFAQKGEFEDGVMPELPPPRECTLWDF, from the exons ATGACGGTGTGTAGATTCTTTCAGCAGGGCAACTGCAAGTTTGGAA ACAACTGCAGGAACGAACACCCTAACCCCAACAATAACCGAAATCAAACCTCGAACCGTTTCGGAGCtctgggaggaggaagcaACAGCGTCGCTG ACAAGTATAGCATCACGGTAGAGGCCATCGAGCGAGACTTGACAAACGAGACGCCGCAATGGATCCTGTCGGCGTATGCTCCCGGCCGAGACGCCCCCGGGCAGCTCTTTGGAGGGTACCCGCGCGAGCAGAGCTTTGAAGAGCTGCGCCTTCACTACGTGATGGGCAAGGCCTCGGGCAATGAGCAGCAAGCA TTAAACCAAGCCCAGGAGCTCTGGACGAATGCGCAACAGCAAATGCAAAACGCCGTCCGAAACGCCCAAGAAGCCGTCCAATTCATCGTCAGCGCCGAGAACAACCACCCGAACCGACAGGATATCTGCAAGGAGGGGACACAGGGAGCCCCTTTTGGAGAATTCATCGTCGGCAAGCGACCAAAGTCGATGCTCGACGTGTTTACCGGTCAACCCCATAACCAGAATTCCCTTGCGACCTCGAATACTTCCTCGCCCTTCGGAGGCGGCGCTTCAGCTGGGCAAAGTGCTTTTGGGCAACCTTCAGCCCTCGGCGCAAAGCCGAGTCCTTTTGGTGCGCCGTCTTTCGGCCAACCGTCACAGCCGAATACCCAGGGCAGTGCCTTTGGTCAGCCATCGCAGCTTGGACAAGGAGGATCAGCCTTTGGTCAACCGTCGCAGTTGGGGCAGGGAGGGTCGGCCTTTGGACAGCCGTCACAGCCAACTACGGCATTTGGACAGCCTTCGCAACCAGCTTCAGCGTTTGGTCAGGCGTCACAGCCAGCTTCGGCTTTTGGCCAGACATCAGCCCTTGGCGCGAAACCCAGCCCCTTTGGCGCTCCATCGTTCGGGCAGCCGTCGCAGCCGAATGCTCAAGGCAGTGCCTTTGGTCAGGCTAGCCAGCTTGGCCAGAAACCGAATCCTTTTGGGTCCGCGACGAATACGAACAATAACGCGAGTCCCTTTGGGTCTGCGGGCAACAACAATAATGCTCTCGCAGCGAATCCCTTTGGTGCACCCAGCGGCGGATTTGCCAACAACCAGAACTCGAGCCCATTTGGAAAtgccaacaaccaacaggcCAACTCTGGATTCAGCTCATTCGGGAAACCTTCACAGGGCGCTTCGCCCTTTGGCCAGCAACAGAATGCTCCGGCAGCATCGAGTGGCTTTGCTTCTGCTAATCAAGCACCAGCCCAGAATGCGAACAACCCTTTTGGTCAGCCGTCACAACCGCAGCCTAATGGTTTCGCATCACAGAACAACCAGCAAGCGAATCCATTTGGACAGCCATCGCAACCCAATCCCTTCGGCCAACCCTCTGCAGCACCCGCAAGCGCGAATCCTTTTGCTTCGGCTCAGCCTCAGGCCCCGAAGCCAGCAGCGGTGGCGTCTTCTGGTAACCCGTACCCTCCAAACAGCAGCAAACAACACCCGCCGGTTGAAAGCTACAGTTCCAAGGGCATGGATGGCCGACTCTCGATGTTCCGTGGCAAGCCAGTCACATATAAGGATAACCTGCCAGGTATCCGAGACTTTGATGGAACATGGCGACGAATCTGGTTCCCGGATGGCCCGCCGGGATATTCAAAGGATACGGAGCTTCCCCCTGAGCAGTACGACGATAAGTCCAAGGCTCAGTGGATGGCATTTGCCCAAAAGGGCGAGTTTGAGGACGGCGTGATGCCTGagctgccgccgccaaggGAATGTACACTGTGGGACTTCTAA